A segment of the Deinococcus fonticola genome:
CGATCTTCAGACCCGGTTTCACCAGATCGTTCAGGGTGGTTACTTTCGCACTGCTTCTCGGCGCAATGAGGGCAAGTTTGTTGGTGACAAAGGGCTGACCGGAGGCGATCATCCCCGACTTCACCAGCGGGTCGAACTGGGCGTTGTTGGCGCTGGCGTACACGTCCGCTTTCGCGCCGTTCTCGATCTGGGTACGCAGGGCCTGCGACCCCGCGAACTGAAAGGTGGTCTTGTTCCCGGTTCTTGCGTCGAACGCTTTGCCAAGTTCAGTGAAAGCGTCGGTGAGCGAAGCGGCCGCGAAGACCGTGAGGTTGGCGGCGTGGGCATTGCTACCCAGCAGCAGGGTAAGGAGGAAGGCGGTTCCGGCTTTCATTCTTCCAGCTCCTTTCAGGCGGTGGTTTTCCAGAGTTCGCCCGCCTGCGCGGGGTCGTAGCCGCCCAGCGCCCGCAGTTCGCTGCGGAAGGCAACTTGCTGCACGACGTTCAGGATGGCCTGCACGCCGGCATGGTTTACGAATTCGGCGGGCACCACCAGGTCGAAGCGCTCGACTTGCAGGGGGATGAAGTCCAGCCCCAGCGCCACGGCAGCGGAACGTGGGCCAGGGGCCACATCGGCTTGCCCGCTGGCGACGCGCTGCGCGGCCCCGAGAGGCGTGTTCACTTCATTCTGGTAACCAGAAATGTCCCTCTGGTCGATCTTCGCCTCATCCAACCAGGCGTCCAGCAGCACGCGGCTGCCGGCATCAGCTTCACGGTTCTGCAAGGTCACCTCCGGGCGCAGAAGATCAGCGACCCCCTGAATCCCTTTCGGGTTACCGGCAGCGACCTGTAACCCCTGCTCCCACGACCAGAGGGTGAACAGGTGCAGGTCACGTTCAGGAAAAGCCTGCCGCACGAAAGGAAGGTTGGACACCCCACTGGTGGCGTCATACAGGTGAATTCCGGCAGCATGCGCTTCCCCTCTTTCCAGGGCTCGCAGGGCCGCCCTGCTGGACACCGGGTTCAACAGCATGCGGGTGTCCGGGTGGTGCCTTGAGACATGCGTGGCGAGCAGCGCAAACGAGGGGTCACATCCGGCCAGCACGGCGGTGCGGCGGGCCAGTTCCAGATCGCTGAAGAGTTCCACCCGAACCTCTGGCCCCGCTTCTTCGGTGGCAAGACCGTCGGCCGCCTCGGTCAGGCCACCCTGTCCACCCGTGGGAAAGGCCAGCCAGCGTTCCCGCACCTGGGCCAGGCGGACACGGCTGGGCAGATGCGCCTGACCGATCAGCGTGGCCTGAACCTGTGGTTCACCCAGGCTGAAGAGGTCTTCGACCCGGCAGTTCAGGACGCGGGCAAGGTGCAGCGCGATCAGGGTGTTGGGGACATAGGCTCCAGTCTCGATGCTGTGCAGGGCCTGCCGGGTGATGCCGACCTGTCTGGCCAGCTCGACCGGG
Coding sequences within it:
- a CDS encoding substrate-binding domain-containing protein, with the translated sequence MDSSPYILRSQVRAWRERAGMRPVELARQVGITRQALHSIETGAYVPNTLIALHLARVLNCRVEDLFSLGEPQVQATLIGQAHLPSRVRLAQVRERWLAFPTGGQGGLTEAADGLATEEAGPEVRVELFSDLELARRTAVLAGCDPSFALLATHVSRHHPDTRMLLNPVSSRAALRALERGEAHAAGIHLYDATSGVSNLPFVRQAFPERDLHLFTLWSWEQGLQVAAGNPKGIQGVADLLRPEVTLQNREADAGSRVLLDAWLDEAKIDQRDISGYQNEVNTPLGAAQRVASGQADVAPGPRSAAVALGLDFIPLQVERFDLVVPAEFVNHAGVQAILNVVQQVAFRSELRALGGYDPAQAGELWKTTA